In a genomic window of Erinaceus europaeus chromosome 12, mEriEur2.1, whole genome shotgun sequence:
- the MPO gene encoding myeloperoxidase isoform X1, producing MDGSETLYPSASFCVSEDIFKAIPSVTLPLKPSLDSYLFMKRKVCGSVYTVLCVHLLSGALLNMPAPLFWPSPLLSPSSIKQRLRSGSASPMELLSYFKQPVAATRTAVRAADYLHVALGLLEGKLRTVWPRPFNVTDVLTPAQLNLLSKSSGCAYQDVGVKCPEKDKYRTITGQCNNRRSPTLGASNRAFARWLPAEYEDGFSLPFGWTRGVKRGGFPVPLARAVSNAIVRFPTEQLTPDQERSLMFMQWGQLLDHDLDFTPEPAARASFLTGVNCETSCLQQPPCFPLKIPPNDPRIRNQGDCIPFFRSCPACTGGNITIRNQINALTSFVDASMVYGSEDPVARSLRNTSNQLGLLAVNDRFRDNGRELLPFDRLHDDPCLLTNRSVRIPCFLAGDTRSSEMPELTSMHTLFIREHNRLATKLKRLNPRWDGERLYQEARKIVGAMVQIITYRDYLPLVLGPAAKRKYLPQYRGYNDSVDPRIANVFTNAFRYGHTLIQPFMFRLNSQYRPMQPNPRVPLSKVFFATWRVVLEGGIDPILRGLMATPAKLNRQNQIVVDEIRERLFEQVMRIGLDLPALNMQRSRDHGLPGYNAWRRFCGLPQPGNVGELGTVLKNLDLARKLMEQYGTPNNIDIWMGGVAEPLETNGRVGPLLACLIGTQFRKLRDGDRFWWENKGVFSTQQRKALAKISLPRIICDNTGITTVSKNNIFMSNKFPRDFVNCSTLPTLDLAAWRDKA from the exons ATGGATGGGAGTGAGACCCTCTATCCATCTGCCAGCTTTTGTGTTTCTGAAGACATTTTCAAAGCCATCCCCTCTGTGACCTTACCTCTGAAGCCCTCTTTGGATTCATACCTGTTTATGAAGAGAAAAGTCTGTGGGTCTGTCTACACTGTCTTATGTGTCCATCTTCTGAGTGGGGCTTTGCTGAACATGCCTGCACCCCTTTTCTGGCCCTCACCTCTCCTTTCTCCAAGCAGCATTAAGCAGCGGCTGCGCAGTGGCTCGGCCAGTCCCATGGAGCTCCTGTCCTATTTCAAGCAGCCGGTGGCAGCCACCAGGACAGCTGTCAGGGCTGCTGACTATCTGCATGTCGCCCTGGGCCTGCTGGAGGGGAAGCTGCGCACCGTGTGGCCACGGCCCTTCAATGTTACGG ACGTGCTGACACCGGCCCAGCTGAACCTGCTGTCCAAGTCCAGCGGCTGCGCCTACCAGGACGTGGGGGTGAAGTGTCCCGAGAAGGACAAGTACCGCACCATCACCGGGCAGTGCAACAACAG ACGCAGTCCCACCCTGGGTGCCTCCAACCGTGCCTTTGCGCGCTGGCTGCCAGCAGAGTACGAGGACGGCTTCTCGCTGCCCTTCGGCTGGACGCGGGGGGTCAAGCGCGGTGGCTTCCCGGTGCCCCTG GCTCGTGCAGTCTCCAATGCCATCGTGCGCTTCCCCACCGAGCAGCTGACCCCTGACCAGGAGCGCTCGCTCATGTTCATGCAGTGGGGTCAGCTGCTCGACCACGACCTGGACTTCACTCCGGAGCCAGCCGCCCGGGCCTCCTTCCTCACGGGTGTCAATTGCGAGACCAGTTGTCTGCAGCAACCACCCTGCTTCCCACTCAAG ATTCCACCCAATGACCCCCGAATTAGGAACCAGGGCGACTGCATCCCCTTCTTCCGCTCCTGTCCGGCCTGCACAGGGGGCAACATCACTATCCGCAACCAGATCAATGCACTCACCTCCTTTGTGGATGCCAGCATGGTGTATGGCAGTGAGGACCCCGTGGCCAGGTCTCTGCGCAATACCTCCAACCAGTTAGGGCTGCTGGCTGTCAACGATCGCTTCCGTGACAATGGCCGGGAGCTGCTACCCTTTGACAGACTGCACGATGACCCCTGCCTGCTCACCAACCGTTCAGTGCGCATTCCCTGCTTTCTTGCAG GGGACACCCGCTCGAGTGAGATGCCTGAGCTCACCTCCATGCACACACTCTTTATTCGGGAGCACAACCGACTGGCGACAAAACTCAAGCGCCTGAACCCACGCTGGGATGGAGAAAGGCTCTACCAGGAAGCCCGGAAGATTGTGGGAGCCATGGTCCAA atcattACTTACCGGGACTACCTGCCCCTGGTGCTGGGGCCTGCCGCCAAGAGGAAGTACCTGCCCCAGTACCGAGGCTATAATGACTCTGTGGACCCCCGTATTGCCAATGTCTTCACCAATGCCTTCCGCTATGGTCACACCCTCATCCAACCCTTTATGTTTCGCCTCAATAGCCAGTACCGGCCTATGCAGCCCAATCCCCGCGTCCCGCTCAGCAAGGTCTTCTTTGCCACTTGGCGGGTAGTGCTGGAAG GTGGCATTGACCCCATCCTGCGGGGCCTCATGGCCACCCCTGCCAAACTGAATCGCCAGAACCAAATCGTGGTGGATGAGATCCGGGAGCGATTATTCGAGCAGGTCATGAGGATCGGGCTGGACCTGCCTGCTCTGAACATGCAGCGCAGCCGGGACCACGGTCTCCCAG GGTACAACGCCTGGAGGCGTTTCTGTGGACTCCCACAGCCTGGCAACGTGGGGGAGCTAGGCACAGTGCTGAAGAACCTGGACCTGGCGAGGAAGCTGATGGAGCAGTACGGCACACCAAATAACATTGACATCTGGATGGGAGGTGTGGCTGAGCCCCTGGAGACAAATGGCCGTGTGGGCCCACTCCTTGCCTGTCTCATTGGGACTCAGTTCAGGAAACTTCGAGATGGTGATCG GTTTTGGTGGGAGAACAAGGGCGTGTTCAGTACTCAGCAGAGGAAGGCCCTGGCCAAGATCTCCTTGCCCCGAATCATCTGTGACAACACAGGCATCACCACGGTGTCCAAGAACAACATCTTTATGTCTAACAAATTCCCTCGGGACTTTGTCAACTGTAGTACACTCCCCACATTGGACCTGGCAGCCTGGAGGGACAAAGCCTAA
- the MPO gene encoding myeloperoxidase isoform X2, producing MKLFLDLAGLLAILVILQPSEGATPAVLEKVETSVVMTCMEEAKQLVDKAYKDRRESIKQRLRSGSASPMELLSYFKQPVAATRTAVRAADYLHVALGLLEGKLRTVWPRPFNVTDVLTPAQLNLLSKSSGCAYQDVGVKCPEKDKYRTITGQCNNRRSPTLGASNRAFARWLPAEYEDGFSLPFGWTRGVKRGGFPVPLARAVSNAIVRFPTEQLTPDQERSLMFMQWGQLLDHDLDFTPEPAARASFLTGVNCETSCLQQPPCFPLKIPPNDPRIRNQGDCIPFFRSCPACTGGNITIRNQINALTSFVDASMVYGSEDPVARSLRNTSNQLGLLAVNDRFRDNGRELLPFDRLHDDPCLLTNRSVRIPCFLAGDTRSSEMPELTSMHTLFIREHNRLATKLKRLNPRWDGERLYQEARKIVGAMVQIITYRDYLPLVLGPAAKRKYLPQYRGYNDSVDPRIANVFTNAFRYGHTLIQPFMFRLNSQYRPMQPNPRVPLSKVFFATWRVVLEGGIDPILRGLMATPAKLNRQNQIVVDEIRERLFEQVMRIGLDLPALNMQRSRDHGLPGYNAWRRFCGLPQPGNVGELGTVLKNLDLARKLMEQYGTPNNIDIWMGGVAEPLETNGRVGPLLACLIGTQFRKLRDGDRFWWENKGVFSTQQRKALAKISLPRIICDNTGITTVSKNNIFMSNKFPRDFVNCSTLPTLDLAAWRDKA from the exons ATGAAGCTGTTTCTGGACTTAGCAGGGCTCCTGGCCATCCTAGTCATACTCCAGCCCTCTGAGGGTGCTACTCCAG CTGTTCTGGAGAAAGTGGAGACCTCAGTGGTGATGACCTGCATGGAGGAGGCCAAACAGCTAGTGGACAAAGCCTACAAGGACCGGCGGGAAAG CATTAAGCAGCGGCTGCGCAGTGGCTCGGCCAGTCCCATGGAGCTCCTGTCCTATTTCAAGCAGCCGGTGGCAGCCACCAGGACAGCTGTCAGGGCTGCTGACTATCTGCATGTCGCCCTGGGCCTGCTGGAGGGGAAGCTGCGCACCGTGTGGCCACGGCCCTTCAATGTTACGG ACGTGCTGACACCGGCCCAGCTGAACCTGCTGTCCAAGTCCAGCGGCTGCGCCTACCAGGACGTGGGGGTGAAGTGTCCCGAGAAGGACAAGTACCGCACCATCACCGGGCAGTGCAACAACAG ACGCAGTCCCACCCTGGGTGCCTCCAACCGTGCCTTTGCGCGCTGGCTGCCAGCAGAGTACGAGGACGGCTTCTCGCTGCCCTTCGGCTGGACGCGGGGGGTCAAGCGCGGTGGCTTCCCGGTGCCCCTG GCTCGTGCAGTCTCCAATGCCATCGTGCGCTTCCCCACCGAGCAGCTGACCCCTGACCAGGAGCGCTCGCTCATGTTCATGCAGTGGGGTCAGCTGCTCGACCACGACCTGGACTTCACTCCGGAGCCAGCCGCCCGGGCCTCCTTCCTCACGGGTGTCAATTGCGAGACCAGTTGTCTGCAGCAACCACCCTGCTTCCCACTCAAG ATTCCACCCAATGACCCCCGAATTAGGAACCAGGGCGACTGCATCCCCTTCTTCCGCTCCTGTCCGGCCTGCACAGGGGGCAACATCACTATCCGCAACCAGATCAATGCACTCACCTCCTTTGTGGATGCCAGCATGGTGTATGGCAGTGAGGACCCCGTGGCCAGGTCTCTGCGCAATACCTCCAACCAGTTAGGGCTGCTGGCTGTCAACGATCGCTTCCGTGACAATGGCCGGGAGCTGCTACCCTTTGACAGACTGCACGATGACCCCTGCCTGCTCACCAACCGTTCAGTGCGCATTCCCTGCTTTCTTGCAG GGGACACCCGCTCGAGTGAGATGCCTGAGCTCACCTCCATGCACACACTCTTTATTCGGGAGCACAACCGACTGGCGACAAAACTCAAGCGCCTGAACCCACGCTGGGATGGAGAAAGGCTCTACCAGGAAGCCCGGAAGATTGTGGGAGCCATGGTCCAA atcattACTTACCGGGACTACCTGCCCCTGGTGCTGGGGCCTGCCGCCAAGAGGAAGTACCTGCCCCAGTACCGAGGCTATAATGACTCTGTGGACCCCCGTATTGCCAATGTCTTCACCAATGCCTTCCGCTATGGTCACACCCTCATCCAACCCTTTATGTTTCGCCTCAATAGCCAGTACCGGCCTATGCAGCCCAATCCCCGCGTCCCGCTCAGCAAGGTCTTCTTTGCCACTTGGCGGGTAGTGCTGGAAG GTGGCATTGACCCCATCCTGCGGGGCCTCATGGCCACCCCTGCCAAACTGAATCGCCAGAACCAAATCGTGGTGGATGAGATCCGGGAGCGATTATTCGAGCAGGTCATGAGGATCGGGCTGGACCTGCCTGCTCTGAACATGCAGCGCAGCCGGGACCACGGTCTCCCAG GGTACAACGCCTGGAGGCGTTTCTGTGGACTCCCACAGCCTGGCAACGTGGGGGAGCTAGGCACAGTGCTGAAGAACCTGGACCTGGCGAGGAAGCTGATGGAGCAGTACGGCACACCAAATAACATTGACATCTGGATGGGAGGTGTGGCTGAGCCCCTGGAGACAAATGGCCGTGTGGGCCCACTCCTTGCCTGTCTCATTGGGACTCAGTTCAGGAAACTTCGAGATGGTGATCG GTTTTGGTGGGAGAACAAGGGCGTGTTCAGTACTCAGCAGAGGAAGGCCCTGGCCAAGATCTCCTTGCCCCGAATCATCTGTGACAACACAGGCATCACCACGGTGTCCAAGAACAACATCTTTATGTCTAACAAATTCCCTCGGGACTTTGTCAACTGTAGTACACTCCCCACATTGGACCTGGCAGCCTGGAGGGACAAAGCCTAA